GATTTGGATGTCTCGGGTTTGTTATCAGCTTATGGAATCTCTAGGTTTTGATCCGGATGTGTTGAATCGCAAGGGGAAAGTGATTCGTGATCTTGCGATTGAGCGAGGTTGGGATCAGGAGAAGTTTGATGGTTTTGATCAGCCACTTCTGGATCGCGTGGCCGGTTTTTATGCGTCATCCAATGATGCCTTTTCGCGTGAGCATTGGGGTGTTTCTTGGAATGAATTGTTTCCGGTGAAGGCGGCTTCTCAATTTGTTTATTCGGGGCCGGACTCTGAACAGGAGAAGAAAGAAATGCGTCGTTTGATGGTTCGTGTGTTGCGAGAGCTTCACTTCCCTTGGCCTTTGCGCAAGAGATTTTTTAAGGGCTATGACTCCATCGTTGCTGGATGAGCTAATTCTCATATCATCCAGATGTCATTTATGCATAAAATGTTAATTGATTCAAAAATGAATAGTGTTAATAGCCTTCTATATTCTCTAGTTTCGGGAATTATCCGAAGCTGGTATTTTCATGTTTTGCAAATAGCTTTTTAAATTATATTTTATTGAGCTAGTTAAATATATGTTTGGATTAATTTGATCTGTTTTGCTTTAAGGATTCTTTCCAGGCGAGGCGCGGTGCACTCCAAAGCGTGAACAGCACTAAGGGTGTTACCGGAACAGCTGTAATCACGATGAAGGCTTGCAGGGCATCGATCGAGGTGCTGTCACCAAGCCCGGTTCCGATGCGCAGCAGCACCAGGGTGAGGCTGCCGATCATTAGGGCCCAGAACAGGCGCAGGGCTGGAGGTGGCTCGTTGCGGCCACTCACCACCATGGCCGCGGCATAACTCATTGAATCGGCACTGGTGCACATAAACAGCACCACAAGAATGAGTCCGACAGGGATGAGTAGGCCAGAGAGTGGAAGCGCGCTGAGAATTGCGAGCAAGGCTGCTGCTGCTCCGTTCTGTGCAAGGGCGTCCGTAATCCCAGCGCCGGCAAGCTCAAGATGCATGCCAGTTCCACCGAGCAACGTGAACCAAAGGTTGGTCACGATCGGGCAGAAGATTGCGACGGCCAACACGAGTTCTCGCAGGCTGCGTCCACGGCTCACTCCCGCCGTAAATAAGCCCATGAGTGGTGCGTAACCAAGAAACCAACCCCAATAGAACACCGTCCAACCATTGACCCAATTGTTCGCAGAATCGTTCTGAGCCAGGGCCATCTGGGGGAGATGGATCAAGTAGGTGAGGAAGCCGCTGAAAAAATGCTGAATCAACCAGAGGCCAGGGCCAAGCAGGAGTAGTGCTGCTGCCATCCCGATGGTGAGCCACACATTGAGCTCAGAGAGCCATTTGATGCCCTTTTGTATTCCGCTAACTGTCGATGTAGCGAACACAGCTGTAAGCATGAGCACCACGACAGATTGCAATCCAGCGCTATCGCTTAACCAGGGGAGCTGACCGGCGGCATTGCTCAGTTGGAGGGATAGGAAGCCCAAGGGGCCCACAGTTCCTGCAATGGCAGCCACCACTGATAGGCCATCTGCCAAGTCACCCAGCGGACCATCAACGAGTTGTCTCGGCAGGATATTGACCAGCAGGGTGCGAGGGCGGAGTGGTTCTCCACGTCGTTCCAAAATGGAATAGGTAATGGTCGTGGTGGTTGCCACCAACGCCCAAGCCAAAAAGCCCCAGTGCAGGAAGCTCACGGCTAATGCTGGGTCGACCGCTGCGGCAGTTCCTCCCGTTACCCCCTCGAAGGTTGGTGATGGTGTTTGGAAGTGAAAGAGCGGCTCAGCTGCCGACCAAAACACCCCACCTCCTGCCAACAGCGTGCAGATCAAAACTGCACACCAGTCAAAGAATTTCAGGCTTGGCTTCGCATCTTCTCCGCCGAGGCGGAGGCGGCCAACCGGACTGATGGCAATCGCGATTGCGATCAGAAACAGCAGCAACACCATCCATTGCCAGATTCCTCCAAGCGCATTGCTCACAATCGCCTTGCCTGTTTCGGTGAAGTGCTTTGCCAGAGCTAAATCGATAGCGGAGACCACCAGGAAGATCAGCAGTGGTCCAGCACCCACCCAGAGCGGGGGTTGTTTCCACCAGGAGCGAGACGTTGTTGGAATTTCAGACACAGTTCAAAAACGATGGATTCTTCGGTGCGGACTTAGGCGCAGACGGCAGAACGCTTGTGGTTCCAGCAGGAAATATCGACGGCGGGTGATTCTCCTCTGGCTAAGCGTGCGAGGGAGTCGCCAATCAAGGGTGCGAATTTGAACGATTGCCCAGATCCGCCGCAGAACAAACTCAACTTGGGGCTGAGGCGATCAAGAACGAAGTTCACATCGCTGGTCATCGAATACGGGCTGATGACAGTTTCGACGCGCTCCTGAATCCCACTCACGTTGTTGAACAGAAAATGGTCGAGCAATTCGACTAGCCGTGCCGGTGGTTCGCTGCACATGGCATTGGGTTCTTTCACCCGCAACTCTTTGGGGGCCCAATCGATGCCAGCTTTGATGCGAGGACGTCCATCGCTGGTGGTGCTGAGGACAGGAAAGCCGTAGTACAAGCCACCGTCATCACCCCGTTCCTTCTGGAAGCAGAACCACTGGGGATACCGATCGGCAAGGGCTGGATCCACGGTGTAATGTGCCCAAAGCATTGGCCACACCTCAAGTTTGGGCGCTAACCCCAAAGGTGCCAAGAGCAACTGGCTCCAAACGCCGCAAGCCACAACAACTTGATCGGCGGCAATGTGCTGACCGGATTCCAGGAGAACACCACCGCCATCGTCATCCAAGCTGCGCACCGGAGCATGTTCAACCAGCCGGTGGCCGGCTTGTTCAGCCGTTTTTCGCCAATGGGCAATGACTTTGTCACTGCGAACCGCACCGGCAGTGGGTTCAAACAGGCCAGTGAAGTCTGCTTTTGGCTTTAAGGGGAACCGCGCTGAGATCTCCCCAGCATTCAGAGCTTCATATGGGATGCCTTGGTCGTCCATGACGCGCCGGGCGCCAGGAATTGATCCTTCAATGGTTTCTTCATCCCAGCTTTCTCCATAAAAGAGCAAGCCATGGGTTTCACGCAGGGTCTCACCGGCGTGAACTTCCTCTTCCCTCCAGAGCCGATTGGCTTCTTGGGCCAGCTTGCAGAGCACTGGGTCGGAGTACATCTCCCGGAACATTCGGGTTTCGCCAAAGCTGCTGGCTTGGGCGTGAGCCAGAGTTTTGGCCTCTAACAGCACAACATCAGAAACGCCCTGCCGGGCGAGCGATGCGGCGCAACTCAAGCCGGCCATTCCTCCGCCGATGATCACCACGGAGGCTTGATCGGGGAGGGATGAAAGGTTGTTGCTCATGGGGTGTCTTTAAAGCTCAGGCCGATGGGATCGGTGGCGGTATCTGCTGCGACTTCGGTGAGCGCATCTCCTACTGATAGCCCTTGTTCGCGTTGCGACAAGTATTCGGTTGCCCTTCGGCGCACTTCGCTACGAACGAAGGCGTAAACGTCTTCAGCGCCGGCACCTTTCCAGGCTTGTGGTGAAAAACGCTCGATCGAGTCGGCAATCACCGCACCAGCATTCACCAGAGGATCGGGGAGAACGGGGATCCCACGCTGGCGAAGTTCGTCGGCGAGTTGAGGGTTCTGGAAGGGAGCATTGGCCGCCGGCACCACGGCCTTTGTTCGCATTCCTTCAGCAATCTCGGAGTTGATCAATCCGGAGATTGAGCAAGGAAGCATCAGATCCACTTTCACTTCCCACCAGGGGCAGCTGGGAGGCAGAGGAGTGGCACCGGCCAAGCCAGCACGCTCCCGGTTGAGATCCACGGTGAAGACTGTCCAGCCTTCCTCCACCAGAGTTTTTGCGACGGTTCCCCCAACGGCTCCACAACCATGGACGAGGGCTCGTCCGGGGGTGGCATCTTTAAGGTCGCTGCTCAGTACGGCTTCGACGGCTCCGAGGGTGCCGTGGGCCGTGGCTGCACTCGCATCGACGGGGCTCCCAACGGCTGCAAGAACATGGGGTGTGAGCGACATCAGCCGCTCCATGTCTTCCAAGCTTGTGTTCAGGTCACATCCTGTGATCATCGAGCCATCCAGCGACTCCAGCAGACCTGCGGTCACGCTGATCAGTTCGTCTTTAACCGCAGCGGGCTCTTGCGCGCGTGCCACGATTTTGCCGCCGGCGAAACCGGTGCCATAAAGGTCGTGCTTGTGGGTCATTAAACCCGCCAACCGTTGACCATCAGCGATGCAGGCTTCATCGCTTGGGTAATTCAAAAGTCTTAATCCACCATTGGCTGGTCGTTTCGAGTCGGTGTTTTCTGCGACGACAAAAACTGAAAGATGCGCTGAGACGTGTTGAGCCAGAACCGACACGCTCGGCTCTGGCTTGGTTGCATTGGCCATCAAGCAACTTTCTCCATCATCTGGTGATGCTCCACGTAATCCAGGCTCCACTCATCCGGGGCAGCGGCGATGCGCTGTTCAAGACGGTCATACACCTGATCCGCGATCGTGTCCCCAGCGACGGATGCAAAGCTGTGGCGGCTCCAACTCCGGATGGTGGCCATGAGGCCAGCCGCGAAGGTTGCCGTGTCGCCGTCCTCATTCCAACGGCGGCGGTATGGGCACTTCACATACACCGTGCGTTCATCCACCAAACGGAGTCCGTTGCGGTATGCCGCTGAATTGGTGTCTTTCAGCGGTGTCATGAATTCTTCAGGGGATTTGTAGAAATTCAGGACAGTTCCTTTTTTATAAATCTCCTCAGTAATGACGCCTTCATCGGCAAGGCCACGCCAGATCTGATGCAGTTGGTCGTGCACATTGCGAGTTTCGCCTCCGTTGTGGCCCAAATAGCGACCTTCCTCATCCCGGGAGAGGTTCACCGTGAGGAGTCGGCCGCCAACTTTGAGCTCCAAACTGCGCAGTTCGAGGACGTAAGCCCAATCCTTCAGTGCTTGGGTTGTGAATCGCGTCAGAGCCTCTGAATCTCCAGATGCCAACACGTGCGTGTGGGTTTCAAGGGGACCAGGGGATTCACTCAGCCAGTGCATTGCAGTGGCTGAGAAGCCAAAACTCACCGTGTCTGGCGCGACGGAGGGTTCATAGAAGCTGCGCTCACCAAAACAGTTGGTTTTGGTGTTCGTGCAATTTGTTGGGCCAAGTTTTCAGCCAGAGCCACGTTGTCGTTGCTCGGCAGGTCGTTGCCGATCAGCGTGAGGTGGGCCTTGGGTTGATTGGCGTGCAACCGGTCCAGCACCTGGCTCCAGAGACCGACTGCAGTGCCTCCATCAGCAGCGCCGTAATCGATCAGCACGTAGCTGGATTGGGCAGGAAGTTGGTCTACACAAGTCAGGGCCCAGTCCGAGGCGGCGTTGATGCAGAGCAGTGCGCCTTCGGTCTGTGCGCTGTAACCCGTGGTCATGGCGATGGCCATTGACCTCGTCAGCGTCAGATCGCACCGTACAGGGTTTAACCCTTGCCGTCTTGAACTGATGTGCGCTCGTTGTTAATCAACGGCAATCAGGTTTTTTAGCAGTGGTTCCAGGAGAGCGAAGGCTCGCCCTCGGTGGCCGTAGCTCTTTTTTTCAGCCAGGGACATTTCTGCAAATGTGCGCCCAGTGTTGTTGACCTCAAAAATGGGGTCGTATCCAAAGCCTTGATCGCCGCGGGGGGTCTTCGTGATTTGGCCTTCACAACGGCCTTCCACTTCGAGCAACACTGCACCATCAGGAGCGGCAACACAGAGCGCTGCACTGAAGTGAGCGGAGCGCTCGTTGCACTGGAGCAAAGCTGCGAGCAATTTCTCGATGCGCTCAGGATCCGTTGGTGCGTAACGCGCCGAGTGCACTCCTGGGGCGCCATTCAAGGCTGAAACGCTCAGGCCCGAGTCGTCGGCGAGGGCCCAATGTCCTGTGGTTTGCGCCACAGCAAGGGCTTTGATTCGAGCATTCGCAGCGAATGTGGCGCCGGTTTCTTCCACGTCGAGGCCTTCTGGCTGTGGTTTTACCTCCAGAGGTAATCCGCTCAAGAGCCCTTGAAATTCATGAATTTTGCCTTGATTGCCACTGGCGATCACGAGCACCCGGTTCTCTGTCATGCCGCCTCAGCAAAGTGTTGTGCCCAGGCCAATACGGCGTGCACGCGATCGACGTCGGGTGCTTCGCAATACAAGCGAAGCAACGGTTCTGTTCCTGAGAAACGCAGCATCAGCCAGTGGCTTGGTCCCATACGAAGTTTGATGCCGTCAGTCCGAATCACCTCTCGTACATCTTCGCCAGCCACTGTCTTTGGAGTGGCTGTCGCAAGGGTCTGCTCGAGGCGTTCGCGGGCCTCCATATTTGCGAGTCGTAAATCCAGGCGGTCGTAATGACTAGCCCCACCGTGTTGGTCTTGAAGTGCGGTCAGTCGAGCGCCAAGTGGTTGTCCGCCTTCCACTAAAGCTTCCAAAACAAGAACGGCTGCATACAGCGCATCCCGTTCGGGCAGGTGCATGCCAAAGCCCACTCCTCCCGATTCTTCGCCTCCGATCAACACATCTCCCGCGAGCATTTCCGCCGCGATGTATTTGAAACCCACAGCTAGTTCCAAAACGTCTCGACCTTGCGCCTCGGCCACCAATCGCATGAGGTCCGATCCGCTGACGGTTTTCACGATTGAACCGGGCAGCGCACGGGCGCGGGCCAGATGATCGATGAGGAGGGGCATCAAGAGCTGGGTGCTGCAAAACTCACCGGCCTCGTCAATGGCGGCAATGCGATCCCCATCGCCATCGAACACGAGCCCGACCGCTGGCGTGCCAGCAGCCGTGGAGGCGCGCACCGCTGTAATTAACTCCTGCAGGTAAGGCGCAAGAGGTTCCGGAGGATTCCCTCCGAAGAGTGGGTTGCGCTCACTACGGATTTCTTCGATCCATCCAGTGCCAGCGGGTCCGAATAAATCCGAGATGCAGCCCGCCGCGGAGCCGTGCATGGGATCAACGATCACCTTGAGGTTCATTGCTTTCAGCCCCGCCATGATTGGGGCCAGATCCAGTTTTCTGCGCAGCCCATTGAGGTGTTCGTCCCGCCCTGGGAACCGTGCAACCTCGGTTTGGATTGGCGTTGTGATTCCGCCGGCAGCAAGCCGGCGTTCCACTGCTGCGGTGAAATCCCCTTCCACGGAGCCTCCGAAGGGGCCTTTGATCTTCAGCCCGAGCCATTCCGGGGGGTTATGGCTCGCAGTGATCACGAGGGCTCCAAGGGCCTGACGCTCGACGACGGCCCAGCTACAGGCTGGGGTTGGGACGGGTGTGTCCGTTAACAGGGGCTCTAACTCGCATCCACGTACAGCGGCGGCGATGGATTCCGCTAGCTCAGGGGCAAGAAAACGGCGGTCATAGCCGATTACCACTGTGCGGCTTTCAAGGCCTTCTGGGGCGCGGTGTGCGAGTTCTTGGGCGGCGGCGGCAGCCACGGGAAGAAGACGCTCCACTGTGATGTCGACCCCCAGCACTCCGCGCCAACCATCCGTGCCGAATTGAATTGGAGCTGGGCCGAGCGGTAATGGAGCCGATGCCATGGGGACACCCTGCAGTGAAATTGATCTAGCAGCCCATGGCCGTAAGGTCAGCGGATGGGTGCCACCCCGCTCGCCGACAACGTCCTGACGGATCGGCTGCTGCGCAGCTGGTTGCGTTGCCGCCGAAAGGCATGGCTGGATCGCCATGGAGATGCAAATCAGCGGCGATGGACCGCGCATCGCAACCTGCTGCTTGACGATCAGCAGAGATCATTTGTTGCGTTGCTTCCCCATAAGCCAGGTCATGGCCTAGCGGCCTGTGCTGCTGGTGATGAAGGGGTGGTGGGGTTGCGTTTTAAAGGGGAAGGTCCTTCCGGTGAGCCCGTGGAGGCGCATCCACCGCTGTTGCTTCGGGTGGCGGGTCAAAGCCGCTGGGGCCCGTTTGCTTACCAACCTGTGTTGGCGCGCCAGGGGAGGCGGATCACGAGGGAACATCAACTGCCCCTTGCCCTAATGGGCCATTTGTTAGAGGCCTATCAAGCTGGCCCTGTACCTGAGCTTTTGGTATTGGGTGGCGGTGGGCGTCGCCTGGAGCGGGAACGGATCAGGCTGACGAGTGGGCTGCGAAAACAGCTCAGCGAAGCGCTTCGGAAACTCAATGCAGATTTAGAACGGCCTCAACCACCAGCCTTGGCGGCGGATCGTCGCAAGTGCACGCTGTGTAGTTGGCGTGAAAGCTGTAGCCGTGTTGCTTCGGCGGATGGCCATCTCAGTGAGGTGAGTGGCATCGGCGCAAAGCGGCGAGAGATGCTTCAGGAGCTTGGGGTCCATGGCCTCAACGACCTCGCGTCGGCCAATCCAGAACGTTTAGCCGTTGAGATGGAACGGTTTGGCGAACAACATGGGGACGTCGCTCGAGTTCTCGTTGCCCAGGCCGTTGCCCAGCGCGATGGCCTGGTGGAACGGTTGGATAGCACCTTCGCTTTGCCTGAACTGCAGGGGGCGCCTGGGGTTCTGCTCTACGACATCGAGTCCGACCCCGATGCGCGACACGATTTTCTCCATGGTTTTCTGCGTTTGCCGCGTCAGAGCGATGGTCGTTGGGATCTTGCGGCCGCCACCTATCACCCGCTTCTTGTCATGGCTGAGCATGGAGAACAGCGCAGTTGGCTTCGACTGCAACGTCTGTTGAGTCGGTACGACGGTTGGCCGATTTTGCATTACGGCGAAACAGAAACCCTGTCCCTTCGTCGCCTGGCCCAACGGCAGGGCGCGTCAGATGCGCAGTTGCGTCGATTGAAGCGACGTTTAGTGGATGTGCACGCCAGGATTCGGAGCCACTGGCGATTGCCACTCAGCAGCTATGGGCTCAAGTCGGTTGCGGCTTGGCGCGGGTTCCGTTGGAGCCAGTCCGGTGTGGATGGTGCGCGGGCTTTGCTCTGGTGGCGCCAATGGTTGGGGGAAGGGCCGAAGCGTCGAGGCTCGCGTCATGGTTTGGCGTGGATTTTCCGGTACAACCAAGACGATTGCCGAGCCACTTGGGCTGTGGCGGAATGGCTTCTTAAAGAAGATGATCGGCTCAAAACAGGGTCGGATACGGATCAACCGACCGCTGGGCCCTGATCAGCGGGCAGGAGGTTCATTTGCACGGTCTCGCCGTCTGAGCCATCCAGGGTTTCCGCTGAAAGATGTCGACGACGCACCAAGGCAAGGCCGATGGAACCTTCCGAGGTGTCGAGCACGCTGGTGATCGTTCCTGCTCGTTCGCCGTTGGCGCGCAAGGTGTCGCCCACAGACAGCACCTGGTTGCAGATCCATCCCCTGAGTTCCTGCTTGGCTCCGCCGAGGTTGGCGAGTTTGGCCACGGTTTCCTGGCCGAGATAACACCCCTTGCTCAGGCTCACGTGATCAGACAACCCCAGCTCTAGTGGATTGGCATCAGCGTTCAACTCTCCAGGGCCAAAGACCAGTCTTTGTTCAATCCGCCAGCGCTCAAATTGCTTTGGGTTAGCAGGATTGCTGGTCCAGTTCGGCGGCAATTGGGAATCATCGTCGAGCCACAGCGCGGCACTGGATGTGCTGAGGC
The DNA window shown above is from Synechococcus sp. CC9902 and carries:
- a CDS encoding BCCT family transporter, producing the protein MSEIPTTSRSWWKQPPLWVGAGPLLIFLVVSAIDLALAKHFTETGKAIVSNALGGIWQWMVLLLFLIAIAIAISPVGRLRLGGEDAKPSLKFFDWCAVLICTLLAGGGVFWSAAEPLFHFQTPSPTFEGVTGGTAAAVDPALAVSFLHWGFLAWALVATTTTITYSILERRGEPLRPRTLLVNILPRQLVDGPLGDLADGLSVVAAIAGTVGPLGFLSLQLSNAAGQLPWLSDSAGLQSVVVLMLTAVFATSTVSGIQKGIKWLSELNVWLTIGMAAALLLLGPGLWLIQHFFSGFLTYLIHLPQMALAQNDSANNWVNGWTVFYWGWFLGYAPLMGLFTAGVSRGRSLRELVLAVAIFCPIVTNLWFTLLGGTGMHLELAGAGITDALAQNGAAAALLAILSALPLSGLLIPVGLILVVLFMCTSADSMSYAAAMVVSGRNEPPPALRLFWALMIGSLTLVLLRIGTGLGDSTSIDALQAFIVITAVPVTPLVLFTLWSAPRLAWKESLKQNRSN
- a CDS encoding FAD-dependent oxidoreductase; this encodes MSNNLSSLPDQASVVIIGGGMAGLSCAASLARQGVSDVVLLEAKTLAHAQASSFGETRMFREMYSDPVLCKLAQEANRLWREEEVHAGETLRETHGLLFYGESWDEETIEGSIPGARRVMDDQGIPYEALNAGEISARFPLKPKADFTGLFEPTAGAVRSDKVIAHWRKTAEQAGHRLVEHAPVRSLDDDGGGVLLESGQHIAADQVVVACGVWSQLLLAPLGLAPKLEVWPMLWAHYTVDPALADRYPQWFCFQKERGDDGGLYYGFPVLSTTSDGRPRIKAGIDWAPKELRVKEPNAMCSEPPARLVELLDHFLFNNVSGIQERVETVISPYSMTSDVNFVLDRLSPKLSLFCGGSGQSFKFAPLIGDSLARLARGESPAVDISCWNHKRSAVCA
- a CDS encoding Glu/Leu/Phe/Val dehydrogenase dimerization domain-containing protein; this encodes MANATKPEPSVSVLAQHVSAHLSVFVVAENTDSKRPANGGLRLLNYPSDEACIADGQRLAGLMTHKHDLYGTGFAGGKIVARAQEPAAVKDELISVTAGLLESLDGSMITGCDLNTSLEDMERLMSLTPHVLAAVGSPVDASAATAHGTLGAVEAVLSSDLKDATPGRALVHGCGAVGGTVAKTLVEEGWTVFTVDLNRERAGLAGATPLPPSCPWWEVKVDLMLPCSISGLINSEIAEGMRTKAVVPAANAPFQNPQLADELRQRGIPVLPDPLVNAGAVIADSIERFSPQAWKGAGAEDVYAFVRSEVRRRATEYLSQREQGLSVGDALTEVAADTATDPIGLSFKDTP
- the rdgB gene encoding RdgB/HAM1 family non-canonical purine NTP pyrophosphatase yields the protein MTENRVLVIASGNQGKIHEFQGLLSGLPLEVKPQPEGLDVEETGATFAANARIKALAVAQTTGHWALADDSGLSVSALNGAPGVHSARYAPTDPERIEKLLAALLQCNERSAHFSAALCVAAPDGAVLLEVEGRCEGQITKTPRGDQGFGYDPIFEVNNTGRTFAEMSLAEKKSYGHRGRAFALLEPLLKNLIAVD
- a CDS encoding phosphoglucomutase/phosphomannomutase family protein; this translates as MASAPLPLGPAPIQFGTDGWRGVLGVDITVERLLPVAAAAAQELAHRAPEGLESRTVVIGYDRRFLAPELAESIAAAVRGCELEPLLTDTPVPTPACSWAVVERQALGALVITASHNPPEWLGLKIKGPFGGSVEGDFTAAVERRLAAGGITTPIQTEVARFPGRDEHLNGLRRKLDLAPIMAGLKAMNLKVIVDPMHGSAAGCISDLFGPAGTGWIEEIRSERNPLFGGNPPEPLAPYLQELITAVRASTAAGTPAVGLVFDGDGDRIAAIDEAGEFCSTQLLMPLLIDHLARARALPGSIVKTVSGSDLMRLVAEAQGRDVLELAVGFKYIAAEMLAGDVLIGGEESGGVGFGMHLPERDALYAAVLVLEALVEGGQPLGARLTALQDQHGGASHYDRLDLRLANMEARERLEQTLATATPKTVAGEDVREVIRTDGIKLRMGPSHWLMLRFSGTEPLLRLYCEAPDVDRVHAVLAWAQHFAEAA
- a CDS encoding TM0106 family RecB-like putative nuclease, which codes for MGATPLADNVLTDRLLRSWLRCRRKAWLDRHGDANQRRWTAHRNLLLDDQQRSFVALLPHKPGHGLAACAAGDEGVVGLRFKGEGPSGEPVEAHPPLLLRVAGQSRWGPFAYQPVLARQGRRITREHQLPLALMGHLLEAYQAGPVPELLVLGGGGRRLERERIRLTSGLRKQLSEALRKLNADLERPQPPALAADRRKCTLCSWRESCSRVASADGHLSEVSGIGAKRREMLQELGVHGLNDLASANPERLAVEMERFGEQHGDVARVLVAQAVAQRDGLVERLDSTFALPELQGAPGVLLYDIESDPDARHDFLHGFLRLPRQSDGRWDLAAATYHPLLVMAEHGEQRSWLRLQRLLSRYDGWPILHYGETETLSLRRLAQRQGASDAQLRRLKRRLVDVHARIRSHWRLPLSSYGLKSVAAWRGFRWSQSGVDGARALLWWRQWLGEGPKRRGSRHGLAWIFRYNQDDCRATWAVAEWLLKEDDRLKTGSDTDQPTAGP
- a CDS encoding YgfZ/GcvT domain-containing protein is translated as MNGALHWDATFPLLKLEGEGTRNFLQGQTSADVADTPEGNLVQTCWLTATGRLRALLELRLRANGADVLVLAGDATAVARGFDQVIFPADRVRLQPIAEQRRVQRLSTSSAALWLDDDSQLPPNWTSNPANPKQFERWRIEQRLVFGPGELNADANPLELGLSDHVSLSKGCYLGQETVAKLANLGGAKQELRGWICNQVLSVGDTLRANGERAGTITSVLDTSEGSIGLALVRRRHLSAETLDGSDGETVQMNLLPADQGPAVG